TATATTTTTGCCGTTAACAAAACAATTAGAATAATTCAAAAGGCTGCCATGTaaacaaaaaattattttctggCGAATTTTTTGAAATAGTTGaggattttcatgtttcatctcATTGGCGTCACTTAAGATATTTCCAGAATATCTTCTCGTTATTTCATCCTAATAATAGGAGTCAGTTTCTCCATCAGTTTAAAGTCCAGGATGTGCACAATGTGCACATTCTTACCTGTTTTTGGGGTTTTGCATTAAACCACTTCCATGATAGTTTGGCTAGTGTGCACCTCCACTAGGTTCTTATTTTTCCAAGACACATTAAAGGTCAGGTGTAATTTACCAACCCCAAAAAAAGTAAACACATAATTCTACTAGAGTTTGGATTCTTCCCAATTTTTTGTCACCTTTGTACAGTCCAGAAATCATGTGACTGATCGTCTGCCAGTCCAGCGGTGCTGCACGGTGCTGCATTTTTTGATAAACttactttttcagttttgaaaatttcagttaaaattaaattattaaattaaaattaacatttcagtTAAGTTTTTCCTGTAGATTTTCCTTCAGACTAATAACCTTGTAGATGGCcactttatttcatgttttcagaacaATCTGCCTCCATTGTTTCAACCTCTCTAACCTCTTTCTTGAATCTTGAATTATCACACGGCTCGCTGCTTATTACCTCTGACTCTGGACTGATGTTTTTATTCCTCTCTAAGCCTGTATGGGTAACAGTGAGGCCGAGTCTTAGAGAGCTGCATCCAGGATatctgaggtggaggagaagacagagaaattcACAGGGccttgtaaacacacacaaatcttagaacccacacacacttaAACAGATTGAAGCAAGCATGCACAAATCAAATTGTGTCACTCATAAAGTGAATGCACTGAACTCACCTGAGTATGCATACAGAAATCATAGTATGGACGCATgaatatcacacacacatacttacACAACTTGctaaacacacatgcaaataacACAACTTTTATTCCTACTTTGTATTTTCCTATGACAGTCCTCCACAGAGTTAATCTGCACACAGCTATCTTGATTTTATTAAGGTCCTCCCAGTTTCtgttatcagtttttttttataaatttgGTCAATTTAACAATTTGAACACACACTTAAGTtgtattgggttttttttctgttaaaaattCATTTAAGACATTGACATTAAGACGCACATTCTGCACATCACAAACAATACCAGACATCTTCTGTGAAACGACTGTGAACCTATCAACATATTTCTCTATCCtttcttattttattctattctattctattctattctattctattctattctatcctCACCAAAACATCAAACTGGAGGCAACTCGGAGGGTGGGACTTTCAGCTTGATTGACAGCTACATGCAGCCTATGACGAGCAGTGACGACAGgagccgcacagccaatcagatgcCCGGTGGGCGGACACGCAGTCCAAATTTTAGGCGGCGCGCGGCGGGCCGAAGCACCGAGAATGAATATCCCGGTCTCAACCGGTTTCAACCGGTCCGTGGTTGGAAGCATGAGCTTAGAGGAAGAGCGCACTGCACGCATTAAAACCTCCCTGCTCTCCAACAGTGTGTGCgaagagaagcagaaataaAGGCAGACTCTTTCACTCCGTGCTTATGACCAGGAGTAGCGCTccaactgcagctcagtgaaagtGTACAGTTAGCCTAGCCGTAGCGGTGCATTCGCCAGCATTGACTTTTCCACTAGCATGCTAAGTTGCTATTAGCAGGAGTCGGAGGCTAAGATCGGTAGCCGAAGTGAGACATGTTTAATGTTTGAGGACGAGAAACGATAGGATGTGGTAACCCGCGGAAGGCTTTTAATACCTCTCCAGGAGACGATAAGTATACGAAGAGTGGGGCATCTTGACATCCAGGGTAGCGTCTCATTAGCTTTATGCTAACCGAGTGTTCAGGGGCATCGCAGCGCAACCGAGTGCAATGAGATAACGTCGCACCGTTTCCTACGACTTCAGGGGGTTGCAGTCTCGGTTTTAGCTTCAAGTCTCATCGAGGAGCCACGGTTTGTTTTCGACGAGCGGCCAACACTTACAAGGTAAGTGTCGCTAACCCGAGTTACCCAGCGTGGGCTAACATTAGCATCCACATTAGCATCAGAGTAAGACGTGTCGCTTAACTGGTTACTGCTTTGAGCAGAAACGACTCGGTTTCTACCAGGTGGTAACCTGCTCCCATCACTGCTGtctaaatgtttttgttaaagCCGATCTATCGGTGAACTTATGTTGAAGTTAGCCGAGTGCACTCATTGACCCGTAGGAGGCGCTGTTTCACATCTGGACATGTGTGGTTTGCTTCTGACTGTCATATTAAACCACGAGGGTTAACACACTGTGGTTGGGCAAGTTGAACTCGATTCTGGTTCGCTTGTTATTAGGATCATCCCCACGTTACCAGACACTGAAATGGTGCCTAGAGTCTTcacgtgtttgtgtttcctcaaTATTAGGATTTGGCTTGATGTTAAAAtaatctgtcctcctcctcctccttcctcccagaAGCTCTATGCCCGCAGAAATGACGATGTTGGCAGATCACCCAGCCAGGCAGCTGCTGGACTTCAATCAGAAACTGGACATCAACCTGTTGGACAATGTTGTCAACTCCATGTACCACGACATTGGATCCCAGGTGGGAAATGCTTCTCTCCTGCATCAGCAGCTTATATCTGGTTAGGATTGGCACGGACCTGATTGAAAGCAGTTGATCTTTAAATATAGTCACTCTTCAGTCAGCTCATCAAGATTCATGAACTGAACAGCGAAAGGTTTGTTATCCGTATGTTTTCTCCGCTGAACTCTTTTAGCAACGGGTTGCCCAGGAGGTGCTCACCAGCCTGAAGGACCACCCAGATGCTTGGACGAGGGTGGATACCATCCTGGAGTTCTCCCAGAACATGAAAACTAAAGTATGGCACTTCTCGAGCTTTTAATTCTATTCAGTAAAGCGTTAGACACGGTTGAGCTGACACCAAGTAGCTGAGATGTTGTGCTGTTTGAGTGAACCTTCACCCTTTCATGTGTTGAAAAATGTCCAACTAAATCATTGTGGGACAAAACATGCAGAGGAAACATAAGAATGTGACTGCGGAGCACGAACGAAGCTCATCTGAGCTGCATTTTTAATTAGTATTTTTAATAACGGCTCGACTTGCCACAGTTGACCTAATTTTTCTTGTGGCTCACTGAGGATGACAGAGTTCCCGGCCCTGCTTTAGCTGCTTCTCTCCTTAAATGTGTTGCTGCTGGTGATTTGTAAAGAAGTCCGTGTTGTGTGTTTATACACCTGATCTGAAAACTCAGACAGTGAGAATCTATTTAGATGAGTTACATCCTGGTTTTGGTCTTGgtaatcagtgttttcattctaaTTGTGTGTTGTGGCTCATCACATTGTGCACCGCTGTGTGTGCAGGATGTGCCACAAAGGAACAAGACACTGGAAACGTTTGTACTGACAGGAATGTTTTACTTGACGGctgagttttgtgtttttctgccagTATTACGCTCTGCAGATCCTGGAGTCGGTCATCAAAACCCGATGGAAGATTCTCCCGAGAAATCAGTGTGAAGGTGAAACAAACCGTTTTAAAGCTGAGTTAGTGTTTTGGGAAGATTCCTTCATAACTTTAACACGCTTGGTTACTTTTTCCAGGAATAAAGAAATACGTGGTGGGGCTGATTATTAAAACTTCTTCTGATCCTACAAACATGGAGGTGAGCCGACGTGCGTCTCAGATGTTTCACGTCTTCAGCCTCACTGGATGTTTTCATCAGCgtctctgttttttgtttttttgcagaagGAGGGGGTTTATATCTCCAAACTCAACATGATCCTCGTCCAGGTAAAAGATCGCCGACGCCGTTAGACGAGCTGCCACACGGCGAACGGCGCTCAGCTTCCGCTCTCTTCTCCGCTGCTCAGATTCTGAAGCAGGAGTGGCCCAAACACTGGCCCACCTTCATCAGCGACATCGTGGGGGCGAGTCGCACCAGCGAGAGCCTCTGCCAGAACAACATGAtcatcctgaagctgctcagcgagGAGGTGTTTGACTTCTCCAGCGGCCAGATGACCCAAGTGAAGGCCAAGCACCTCAAGGACAGGTACCTGGAGGGCGGCTTCACTCAAACTTTTCATAAAGATCCTTAATTTCGGcaccgatttttttttctcttccgtCCCACACGTGAACGTCCCAACTCTGAACTTTCTGTTTTGCAGCATGTGCAACGAGTTCTCCCAAATATTCCAGCTGTGCCAGTTCGTCATGGTGAGGCGACTCCAGATCACACGcttctccttccctcctcccgAGAGGCAAAACTCAACCCTCAAATGATTCCTCTGTGCAGGAGAACTCCCAGAATGCCCCTCTGGTCCACGCCACGCTGGAGACCCTGCTCCGCTTCCTCAACTGGATTCCTCTCGGCTACATCTTTGAGACCAAGCTGATCAGCACACTCGTCTATAAGGTGAAGGGTCAGACTGTTGAAGTCTGACACTGAATGGATGTTTTAGTTCGTTTTCTTTCTGAACCAGTGaagacctttgaccttttgatGCTTTGACAgtgaaaatatgaatatttttagATCCCATCACTTTGTCTTTCTCCCCAACTGACATTGGTGGAAACTCACTTTTCGTGTTATTGCCTTTCTGACATGTTTACGGCTGTTTGATATCAGAAGCAGAGCAAAGCTCCTCAGTGATGTATATTTCTGAGAGGTCGGCGGTCTGCAGCCTGTCCCTCTCACTTTCTGCAAACATAGCATAATTCTTCTGGAGCCACAAATCAAAGATCAGACAGCTTAGAaagttttttatgttttgtcaAAGGTTCATTCATGATGTTTTGGGGCTACAATTTACGATTttatctgcttcttttttttagcttttgttgcatttctaGCAGTCTTTAGCCTACTTTAACACATTCAGTCAGTCTGGTTGTTTCAGCCATTTtgatttttgactgtttttccaGTTATTTTGACCTTTTTAACAGTCTGACCTTTTCTTGCCCCATTCTTGACCGTTTCAAACTGTTtggctgcttttctttctctttttttctagTCAGTCCtaatgcttttatttgttttttattaactgtttttctgtgttttcagtagcAGTTTGAGGCTTTTTAGCCATCTGTGTCACTAATCCAGCTCTGCCAGTGAAATAGACGACGTTTGTTGCTGTCGGATGCGTTCTAACGGCGGCTCTGATTCAACCCGTCTTCCAGTTCCTGAACGTGCCGATGTTCCGTAACGTCACGCTGAAGTGTCTGACGGAGATCGCCGGCGTGAGCGTCAGCCAGTACGAGGAGCAGTTCGTCAGCCTGTTCACCCTCACCATGTGCCAGCTGAAGCAGGTCCGCACAGCCGGCCGTCAGAGCGGAGCGGAGTCTGCGCTTCATCTTCCACCTGGGATAAATCGATGTCTTGCGTCGTCGTTTTATTCAGATGCTGCCTCTGAACACGAACATCCGCGTGGCCTACTCCAACGGGAAGGACGACGAGCAGAACTTCATCCAGAACCTCAGCCTGTTCCTCTGCACGTTCCTCAAAGAGCACGGGCAGCTCGTCGAGAAGAGGCCGAACCTGCGCGAGACGCTGATGGAGGTGAGAACACTGCTCCTCCGGCCATTCACCTGAAGTATTGGAGAattcacaccttcacacacactccatcccaACCCCTGTTTGTTGTGGTTACAAGCAGATGAGGAGTAGGAGTGAACTGGAATGACTGACTGATGTGCaggtggagaaaaagaagactggagcagttgAGCTTCACAGAAATACCTGCATgttttaccaaaaaaaacaaaaacctgctGAGCTCTTGAGTTCTGCTCCCTTTGCGTATCGTCAAGCTCACACTGGGACTCTGAAGTGCTGTCAACTCAGTTTTCCccacatttgtttgttttaaccaGTCGTAGGAACAGACACGGTTACATGTCTTCAGATCCTGGGACAGTCCGCAGGATGGTTCATGGTTACCCGTTTTTCCTTCACGTCAAGGCTGAACAGAAAAGGAAGTCTGTCTGTTCTGTCTTGACTCATCTGTGTTCACACAGTGGAGATTAAAGCCTCCAGAGGACTGAAGGGAGAAACACTGAGTCTTCTCTGGGTTTTTACTAAGTTTTCGGGGATTTGGTGACATGGCCTGAATTGACTAAGAGCGCTGTAGGTCAGTTTCCTTTGTTTGGGCCTCTTGAGCTGCGTCTCTGAAGGAGAATGCCGTTTTCCAGACGACCCCTGCTGCAGGTTGTAATGACCACGCTCCGCCTTGTTCCTCAGGCGCTCCACTTTATGCTGCTGGTgtcggaggtggaggagacggagatCTTCAAGATCTGCTTGGAGTACTGGAACCACCTGGCGGCGGAGCTCTACAGGGAGAGTcccttctccacctccagcacgCCGCTGCTGGCCGACGTGCCGCCGCGCAGACACCTCTACCTGCCCGTGCTCTCTCAGGTCAGCGTCAGGCCCGTCTGGAGGTTTGAGTCTCGGCAGCGGCGGGGAGCGCCTCGCGTCGCTGACGGCGGCGGCCTCTGCTCTTCCCGCAGGTGCGTCTGCTCATGGTGAGCCGGATGGCCAAACCGGAGGAGGTGCTGGTGGTGGAGAATGACCAGGGCGAGGTGGTCCGGGAGTTCATGAAGGACACGGACGCCATCAACCTCTACAAGAACATGAGGGAGACGCTGGGTGAGCCGCCTCGCCTCCTCCATCTTTGCCGAGTCCCACATCACAGTTGGATCTGTCATCGTCCTGTCTTTAACCTCTCTGGTAATTGGGAGTGTGACGGTAGCCGTGTTCCCGTTGTTCTGCCGCGCAGTGTACCTGACTCACCTGGACTACGCCGACACCGAGCGCATCATGACCGAGAAGCTCCACAACCAGGTGAACGGCACCGAGTGGTCCTGGAGGAACCTGAACATGCTGTGCTGGGCCATCGGCTCCATCAGCGGCGCCATGCACGAGGAGGACGAGAAGCGCTTCCTGGTGACCGTCATCAAGGTAGGAccgccgggcggcggcgtgATCGCACACATCAGCAGAAAGCAGCGAGCGTCTGGGTACTGAGGAACTCTGCTGCCTGCCTCCTCCACTCAGGACCTGCTGGGCCTGTGCGAGCAGAAGAGGGGCAAAGACAACAAGGCCATCATAGCGTCCAACATCATGTACATCGTGGGGCAGTACCCCCGCTTCCTGCGGGCGCACTGGAAGTTCCTCAAGACCGTCGTCAACAAGCTGTTTGAGTTCATGCACGGTAAGAAGGTCTCTGCTCTGGCAGCAGGGAGCACGACAGTTGCTTTTTAGAAAGGCCCCTCGGTTATGAATGGTTGGATGACGGTGTTTTCCCGCCGCTCGGCTGCAGAGACCCACGACGGCGTGCAGGACATGGCCTGCGACACGTTCATCAAGATCGCCCAGAAGTGCCGGCGGCACTTCGTCCAGGTGCAGGTGGGGGAGGTGATGCCCTTCATCGACGAGATCCTCCACAACATCAACACCATCATCTGCGACCTGCAGCCGCAGCAGGTCGGTCAGACGCCCGCCGTCCGCTTCCAGcgcgtccgtccgtctgtctaaGCCccgcctctttctctctctcggcgCACAGGTGCACACGTTTTACGAGGCCGTCGGCTACATGATCGGAGCGCAGACCGAGCAGGCCGTCCAGGAGCTTCTGATCGAAAAGTACATGCTCCTGCCCAACCAGGTGTGGGACAGCATCATCCAACAGGCCACCAAGGTACGGACGGCGCCACGACCGACCGCCGCGGTCCGGCGGCGCCGACACGTGCTCACCGCGCCTCTGCCCCGCAGAACGTGGACATCCTGAAAGATGCGGAGACGGTGCGCCAGCTGGGCAGCATCCTCAAGACCAACGTCCGGGCCTGCAAAGCCGTGGGACACCCCTTCGTGGTCCAGCTGGGACGTATCTACCTGGACATGCTCAACGTCTACAAGTGCCTGAGTGAAAACATCTCCTCGGCGGTCCAGACCAACGGTCAGCGGCCCTCTGCTCCTGCCCGCGTCTCATACGGATGTTTTTACGAGTTGAGATGAAAAGGGAAacctggaggagtgtgtgttttgtgcgtgtgtgtcggcGGCCGTTGAGACCGGTTCTGATCTGTGCAGGTGAAATGGTGACCAAGCAGCCTCTGATCAGGAGCATGAGGACGGTGaagagagagacgctgaagctgaTCTCGGGCTGGGTCAGTCGCTCCAACGACCCTCAGATGGTGAGTCTGacctgtgtgtgcgcgtgtgcgtgtgtgttcttcGCAGTAGCTCAGGTTCTGGCCTCACGCCATTCAACGCTGACTCACTCTGTGGCGCCCCACGGCTCAGGTGGCAGAGAACTTCGTGCCCCCCCTCCTGGAGGCGGTTCTCATCGACTACCAGAGGAACGTCCCCGCCGCTCGCGAGCCGGAGGTCCTCAGCACCATGGCGACCATCGTCAACAAGCTGGGCGTCCACATCACCGCCGAAATCCCCAAGATCTTCGACGCCGTCTTCGAGTGCACTTTAAACATGATcaacaaggtgtgtgtgtgtgtgtgtgtgtgtgtgtgtgtgtgtgtgtgtgtgtgtgaggcgtcCAGCAGCGTCGCCGTGGCAACCGCGCCGAGCTGCGCTCACCGCTCTGAACTCCCGGTTTGCTTTCTTGTTGCCGTCAGGACTTTGAAGAATTCCCCGAACACAGAACTCACTTCTTCTACCTCCTGCAAGCCGCCACGTCCCAGTGCTTCCCCGCCTTCCTGTCCATCGTCCCCACGCAGTTCAAGCTCATCCTGGACTCCATCATCTGGGCCTTCAAGCACACCATGAGGAACGTGGCCGACACAGGTCAGAACCCGCTCCGGCCCGACGCCGTTCAGTCCAACGCGGAGAGCTCGGCTCCGAGCTGCGTCCGCAGGGTGGACGTTAAAATGAGCTTTAAGTTGAACACAAGGCTGGTTCACATGTCAATAGAGATTATATGGGCAAATGGCTGAAACCgctttaaaaaaaggaataatgCCATAGAAACAAACTAATCGCTTGTCCCCGTTTTCtttcagtaaaatgaaaaaaatggaagagagaggaaaaaaaaaactgacggggaaaaaagaaaaactcaataTATTGAAACAATTAGGAAGCATAGGGCTGtgaaacagctggagcagctgagatAACCAACAATCCATGAGTGAAGAAATCTTTagtaaataatacaaaagctaATAAATGTAATTGAATAATTGACAGATTTTATTTGCCGTTCAGTCATGAAATGGTTTCTTCTGGTGGTGAAGGTTGCAGACctgtctctgctcctggtttcagaataaaagtccATCACTTGGTCTCAGTcgtcagttttttttcaaccaGCATCTCTTGGTGTGTGCCGTTCCCGCAGGTCTTCAGATTCTGTACACGCTGCTGCAGAACGTCTCTGCAGAGGAAGCCGCCGCTCAGAGCTTCTACCAGACGTACTTCTGCGACATCCTGCAGCACATCTTCTCCGTGGTCACCGACacctcacacactgcaggtcagacacacacacactaacacactcaCTCGCTCTGCTGCCCGCAGGATGGGAGCCGAGCTCCTCCCTCCGAACCCtgactctcctgctcctcccctcCAGGGCTGACCATGCACGCCACCATCCTGGCCTACATGTTTAACttggtggaggaggggaaggtGAGCGTCGCGCTGAGCGCCGCCAGCCCCGCCAACAACCAGGCGCACGTCCAGGAGTACATCGCCAACCTGCTGAAGACGGCGTTCCCTCACCTGCAGGAGTAAGTAGGCTTCAGGatcacttcctgtgtgtttccaggtATTCAGCACCGCCTCATGGAGCAGGCTTTGGGATCTGTCGCAGCAGAATGTCTCTGGCGATCACAACACGTCTGCTGCCGCCATGTTGCCGCTTTGTCCCTGAGATCGGTTTTATTCAGACTGGTTCAGTCTTGTGACGCGGCTCAGGCTGCATCTCTTACGCCTCATGGAGCGGCTCGAGGCTTTCTCTGTCAAGTGTTTTCTCATCTCCGTCCGTTTATAAAAGTTCCACTGCAGCGTCGGCCACCAAACCCGAAGCTGAACGGGCGTTGCTAACCGAGCCTCTCGTCTCCAGCGCCCAGGTGAAGGTGTTTGTGACGGGCCTCTTCAGCCTGAACCAGGACATCCCGGCCTTCAAGGAGCACCTGAGGGACTTCCTGGTGCAGATCAAAGTGAGTCACGAGGTGGAGCGGAGCACAGAGCCGTGTTCGCCTCCGTTCTTTTGAAGCTGAGCCGCGTCGAAGGGGATGTGAGTGAATCCAGCCGGACTCTGTTCCCTGCAGGAGTTTGCCGGCGAGGACACCACGGACCTGTtcctggaggagagggaggcggcgctgcggcaggcccaggaggagaaacacaagCTGCAGATGTCGGTGCCCGGCATCCTCAACCCCCATGAGCTGCCCGAGGAGATGTGCGACTGAGGCGGCGGTGGACGCTTCCTGTTCAATCAGTAGTCTTCttctggagagtgtgtgtgtgtgtgtgtgtgtgtgtgtgtgtgtgtgttcgggatTGAAAACAAGGGGCCACAGGAAGGACCCCAGCACTCGGTTGTATGTCGACCAAATCAATGTCAATATGTAAATGAGAGCaccctctgacccctccccctgCCCTGCCCCTCCCCCTCGGCACTGTTTTGTTCTCCTGCAGACTTATTTTATACACAGGCATTTTTTTGTCACTCGCCATCTTTTTGTTGATCGGTTGCTCTGAAAGCTTTAGCGGCACAGACGTTTTGCACCTGAGTCCCTCTCAGCtcgcctcctctccctcttgtTAATATGTAAGATAAAGAGTCTGGCCGTCGCGGGACAGAAGGCTCTTGATCCGGAGACGATGGGAGGGTCCCGTCCGGACCCGCTCCTTGTGGCTCATCAgcgtgttttttgtttttttttttcttctttttgagtCTGAGCTGAGGCCGCTCGGCTGCGCGTTACAACCCGTTTGTAAAGTTGTCTTAGTACTCTGAGAATATAAAGTTGGCTATTTTTACATGACGGTCTGTACAGGTCTCTTCTTTCTTCAGCTACACATTTAGCGTCCCCCAGGGCTACGAACTCGGAGTGGAAACGACTTGAACATTGCAGCACAGCAGCCATTCTTTTTCCTCCTGGTGTGCTAAAACAGAGGAAATACAGTCACATGATGCTCTCAGACAGG
The nucleotide sequence above comes from Salarias fasciatus chromosome 6, fSalaFa1.1, whole genome shotgun sequence. Encoded proteins:
- the xpo1a gene encoding exportin-1 is translated as MPAEMTMLADHPARQLLDFNQKLDINLLDNVVNSMYHDIGSQQRVAQEVLTSLKDHPDAWTRVDTILEFSQNMKTKYYALQILESVIKTRWKILPRNQCEGIKKYVVGLIIKTSSDPTNMEKEGVYISKLNMILVQILKQEWPKHWPTFISDIVGASRTSESLCQNNMIILKLLSEEVFDFSSGQMTQVKAKHLKDSMCNEFSQIFQLCQFVMENSQNAPLVHATLETLLRFLNWIPLGYIFETKLISTLVYKFLNVPMFRNVTLKCLTEIAGVSVSQYEEQFVSLFTLTMCQLKQMLPLNTNIRVAYSNGKDDEQNFIQNLSLFLCTFLKEHGQLVEKRPNLRETLMEALHFMLLVSEVEETEIFKICLEYWNHLAAELYRESPFSTSSTPLLADVPPRRHLYLPVLSQVRLLMVSRMAKPEEVLVVENDQGEVVREFMKDTDAINLYKNMRETLVYLTHLDYADTERIMTEKLHNQVNGTEWSWRNLNMLCWAIGSISGAMHEEDEKRFLVTVIKDLLGLCEQKRGKDNKAIIASNIMYIVGQYPRFLRAHWKFLKTVVNKLFEFMHETHDGVQDMACDTFIKIAQKCRRHFVQVQVGEVMPFIDEILHNINTIICDLQPQQVHTFYEAVGYMIGAQTEQAVQELLIEKYMLLPNQVWDSIIQQATKNVDILKDAETVRQLGSILKTNVRACKAVGHPFVVQLGRIYLDMLNVYKCLSENISSAVQTNGEMVTKQPLIRSMRTVKRETLKLISGWVSRSNDPQMVAENFVPPLLEAVLIDYQRNVPAAREPEVLSTMATIVNKLGVHITAEIPKIFDAVFECTLNMINKDFEEFPEHRTHFFYLLQAATSQCFPAFLSIVPTQFKLILDSIIWAFKHTMRNVADTGLQILYTLLQNVSAEEAAAQSFYQTYFCDILQHIFSVVTDTSHTAGLTMHATILAYMFNLVEEGKVSVALSAASPANNQAHVQEYIANLLKTAFPHLQDAQVKVFVTGLFSLNQDIPAFKEHLRDFLVQIKEFAGEDTTDLFLEEREAALRQAQEEKHKLQMSVPGILNPHELPEEMCD